A portion of the Burkholderia sp. GAS332 genome contains these proteins:
- a CDS encoding transcriptional regulator, GntR family, producing the protein MSSLTEKVVATLSDEIRRGALRPGDRIPTEVAMMKQLSVSRSVVREAISRLQAAKVVETRHGIGTFVLAPGSEKPVQLAAADLSSMLDVMAIIEFRIDVEAASAALAAARRTEQNLKQIHAALERFESELERGSTDTLAHDIEFHLQIARASGNRYFFDVLSQLGRSVSPRTRLGSAEIAELDHIETLRNVLNEHQMIYRAIERQDADDARAAMRMHLSNSRERLRRAHELSKASG; encoded by the coding sequence ATGAGCAGCCTAACTGAGAAGGTGGTGGCCACCCTTTCCGATGAAATCCGCCGCGGCGCCCTGAGGCCGGGCGACCGCATCCCCACCGAAGTCGCGATGATGAAGCAGCTCTCGGTGAGCCGCTCCGTGGTTCGCGAAGCAATCTCGCGCCTGCAGGCGGCTAAGGTGGTCGAGACGCGTCATGGCATCGGCACGTTCGTGCTGGCGCCGGGCTCGGAAAAGCCGGTGCAGTTGGCCGCCGCGGACCTCTCCAGCATGCTGGACGTGATGGCGATCATCGAATTCCGTATCGACGTCGAAGCAGCCTCGGCTGCGCTCGCCGCAGCGCGACGGACCGAGCAGAATCTCAAGCAGATTCACGCCGCGCTGGAGCGTTTCGAGTCCGAACTCGAGCGGGGGAGTACCGATACGTTAGCGCATGACATCGAGTTTCATCTGCAAATCGCCCGCGCGAGCGGTAACCGCTACTTTTTCGATGTACTCAGTCAGCTCGGCCGTTCGGTGAGCCCGCGCACGCGGCTCGGCTCAGCCGAGATCGCGGAACTCGACCATATTGAAACCCTGCGCAACGTGCTCAACGAGCATCAGATGATTTATCGGGCCATTGAACGCCAGGACGCGGATGATGCGCGCGCCGCAATGCGGATGCATTTAAGCAATAGCCGCGAGCGACTTCGGCGCGCGCATGAGTTAAGCAAGGCCAGCGGCTGA